GCGCGAACAGTCCGTTGTCGCCGCCGCTGGGCACCATCGGGAAGACGTTCTCCTCGGGGTCGATGATGGCGTCGACGACCGACGGGCCGTCGTACTCGCGGGCGGCCTCGATCGTCTCCTCGACGTCGTCGTAGTCCTCCAGACGGAAGCCCCGCGCCCCGAAGGCCTCCGCGAGCTTGTCGAACTCGGGGACCCACGGGTACTCCGAGGCCATCCGCCGGCCCTCAAAGAAGCCGTCCTGCCACTGGCGGACCATCCCGACCGCCTCGTTGTTCAGGACGACGTAGGTGATGTCCAGGTTCTCACGCACCGCGACGGACAGCTCCTGGACGGTCATCAGGAACGAGCCGTCGCCGTCGAAGCAGACGACCTCCTGATCGGGCGCGGCTATCTTGGCGCCGATCGCCGAGGGCACGCCGTAGCCCATCGTCCCCAGCCCGTGGCTGGAGACCCAGGTGCGGGGCTCAGTGAACGTCCAGAACTGGGAGGCCCACATCTGGTGTTGTCCGACGCCGGTCGTGACGATGGCGTCGTCGTCCGCCTGCTCCGAGAACCGCTCGACCACGTACTGGGGCTTGAGCGGCTCGTCGTCCGGCGTGTCGTACGCCATCGGGTACTCCTCTTTCCAGGTCCGGCACTGCTCGCGCCACTCGTCGGCGTCCGGCTCGGCCGGCATGGCGTCGTACAGCTGCCGGAGGACGGCCTTCGCGTCCCCGATCAGCGGATAGTCCGCGTGGATGTTCTTGCTGATCTCCGCGGGGTCGACGTCGACGTGGATGACGTCCGCGTCGGGCGCGAAGGAGTCGACGCCGCCGGTCAGGCGGTCGTCGAAGCGCGTCCCGATGGCCAGCATGCAGTCGGTGTTCGTGATGGCCATGTTGGCGTAGCCGGTGCCGTGCATGCCGGCCCACTCCAGGGACAGCTCGTGGTCCTCCGGGAAGGAACCGATCCCGGGCATCGTCGTGACGACCGGAATCTCGTACTCCTTCGCGAAGTCCCGCAGTTCGTCCGACGCCTCGGCTTTGATCACGCCGCCCCCGGAGAGGATCAGCGGGCGGTCGGCCTCGGCCAGCACGTCGGCGGCTTCCTGGACGTTCGCGTCGTCGGCCTCCTCCGCCGGGTGGTAGGTGTCCGGCGCTTTCGGCTCGCCGGGCTCGACGTCGGTCTCGCCCTGGGTGACGTCTTTCGGGAGGTCGACCAGCGTCGGCCCCTGGCGGCCCTCGTCGGCCAGGGCGAACGCCTCACCGACGTCGTCGCCGACGGTGTCGGCGTCGCCGGCGAAGTAGCTGTGTTTGGTGACGGGCTGGGTGATGCCCACCGTGTCCGTCTCCTGGAAGGCGTCGTTGCCGACGAGGTCCGTCGCCACCTGCCCGGTCAGCGCGATGACCGGATCGGAGTCCATGTTGGCGTCGGCCAGGCCCGTCACGAGGTTCGTCGCGCCGGGGCCCGAAGTGGCGAAGCAGACGCCGGGCTCGCCGGAGACGATGCCGTAGGCGTCCGCCGCGTGGGATGCCCCCTGTTCGTGGGCCATCGTCACGTGGTCGATCTCGGAGTCGTACAGCGCGTCGTAGACGGGCATGATCGCCCCGCCCTGGACGCCGAAGACGTACTCGGCTCCGGCGTTCTCCAGGGCGCGGACGACGGACTGCGCGCCCGTCGTAACGGGTGCCTGCTCCGCGGCGCTGTCCGCGTCCTCGGCGGCCTCGTCTGCCTCCTCCGAGGGAACTGACGCTCGTTCGCTCATGCCGTCTCACCTCGCTGGCGATACTGCGGTCGTGCCGTCTGTGTATACTGGTGCATGGTTGGTGTCCTGTGATGGTCGAAGTCCGATCCGACGGTCGCTGGAGTGACGGGTGCTGTAGGGGCTATACCGCCCCTACAATACGTACGAGAAGGGCGAGTGCGCGGCTGCCGACGGGACGAACCCGGGTAGCAGCGCGCGCCGTCATCACGTCGAGACTCTGACTCGCACCGATAATAAGGTTTCCGTGAGACGGTCTGCCGAACTGACGCGAGAGAGCTGCGACGACTCTCTCCACGCACACCTGCGCCCGCGTCGCCGGAGGCGCCGCTCGCGGTGCCTGCGACCGCACGCGATACGCGCGGCTTCCGGACCGTGCGAACCGGACGTGGGAGCACGGTTAGACCCTGACCTCCTCTTCGGTCTGGGGGACGCCCACGCCCTCTGCGAAGCGCTCCAGTTCCTCCATGGTGACGCGCTTCTTCTCGGCCCCGAAGTCCTTCACGCGGCGCGTGACCTCCCGTACCTGCTCGTCGGTCGGGTCGTAGCCCGCGTCGACGAGCCGCTCGCGGACGGAGTGCTGGCCGGTGTGCTTGCCGAGCACGAGCTGGCGCTCGGCGCCGACCATCTCGGGGGTCATC
This genomic interval from Halomicrobium urmianum contains the following:
- the ilvB gene encoding biosynthetic-type acetolactate synthase large subunit; this translates as MSERASVPSEEADEAAEDADSAAEQAPVTTGAQSVVRALENAGAEYVFGVQGGAIMPVYDALYDSEIDHVTMAHEQGASHAADAYGIVSGEPGVCFATSGPGATNLVTGLADANMDSDPVIALTGQVATDLVGNDAFQETDTVGITQPVTKHSYFAGDADTVGDDVGEAFALADEGRQGPTLVDLPKDVTQGETDVEPGEPKAPDTYHPAEEADDANVQEAADVLAEADRPLILSGGGVIKAEASDELRDFAKEYEIPVVTTMPGIGSFPEDHELSLEWAGMHGTGYANMAITNTDCMLAIGTRFDDRLTGGVDSFAPDADVIHVDVDPAEISKNIHADYPLIGDAKAVLRQLYDAMPAEPDADEWREQCRTWKEEYPMAYDTPDDEPLKPQYVVERFSEQADDDAIVTTGVGQHQMWASQFWTFTEPRTWVSSHGLGTMGYGVPSAIGAKIAAPDQEVVCFDGDGSFLMTVQELSVAVRENLDITYVVLNNEAVGMVRQWQDGFFEGRRMASEYPWVPEFDKLAEAFGARGFRLEDYDDVEETIEAAREYDGPSVVDAIIDPEENVFPMVPSGGDNGLFALNEDHLEMI